In one window of Lewinella sp. 4G2 DNA:
- a CDS encoding AI-2E family transporter, producing MPTTTDSPLLRATLQVALVIGVIALLYFGKPLLLPLLVAGILALIIDPIDDKLRSFGWKPGFAIFGAFFVLLLFFLILFFAIGQQVNAFVENWPEIEQSLSAQLNKFRSNSGLGSLIPELPSGDPDESMMADMPVSGGSILSILGTTIGAMGDFVLTLVYVILLLTQKQRLRHFILRLSPDEDRGLAHQTLNESRTVVQRYLRGQLILIATLSVLYAIGFLIVGMDYAILIAILVAFMSLIPYLGNIIGGLIAVALAFSDGGGSYAVFGVLITMSVAQVVESYFLTPLIVGDEVSLNPLATIICVVGLAILWGPVGAVIAIPLTGIIRTIFSHVKGLQDFAFLMGQDKIES from the coding sequence ATGCCGACTACTACTGATTCTCCTCTTTTACGCGCCACCCTACAGGTTGCGCTGGTCATTGGGGTGATTGCCCTGTTGTACTTTGGCAAACCACTGTTGCTACCCCTGTTGGTAGCTGGCATTTTGGCGCTGATCATCGATCCGATTGACGATAAACTACGGTCGTTCGGGTGGAAGCCAGGCTTCGCCATTTTCGGGGCCTTTTTTGTGTTGCTGCTCTTCTTCCTGATCCTCTTTTTCGCCATCGGGCAACAGGTAAATGCCTTCGTTGAAAACTGGCCGGAGATCGAGCAATCGCTATCGGCGCAGCTGAATAAATTCCGGTCCAACTCGGGTTTGGGCAGCCTCATCCCCGAACTACCTTCGGGCGATCCGGACGAATCCATGATGGCCGACATGCCGGTTTCCGGAGGCAGCATCCTGAGTATCCTGGGTACTACCATCGGTGCGATGGGCGACTTCGTACTCACGCTCGTCTACGTCATCCTGCTCCTGACCCAGAAGCAACGCCTGCGCCACTTCATTCTACGCTTGTCACCGGATGAAGATCGGGGCCTCGCCCACCAGACCCTGAACGAAAGCCGGACGGTCGTGCAGCGCTACCTCCGGGGGCAGTTGATTTTGATCGCTACGCTCTCCGTTCTCTACGCCATTGGTTTTTTGATCGTGGGGATGGACTACGCCATTCTCATTGCCATCCTGGTCGCCTTCATGAGTCTGATCCCCTACTTGGGTAACATCATTGGTGGTTTGATCGCCGTGGCCCTCGCCTTTTCCGACGGCGGTGGTTCCTACGCCGTCTTTGGTGTCCTCATTACGATGAGCGTCGCCCAGGTGGTAGAGAGTTACTTTTTGACGCCGCTCATCGTTGGCGACGAGGTGAGCCTGAACCCGTTGGCTACCATCATCTGCGTGGTGGGCCTCGCCATCCTTTGGGGACCAGTTGGAGCGGTGATCGCCATTCCGCTGACGGGGATCATCCGGACGATCTTCAGCCACGTAAAGGGCCTGCAGGACTTTGCCTTCCTGATGGGGCAGGATAAGATTGAGAGTTAG
- a CDS encoding M1 family aminopeptidase, with protein sequence MLNILKFELRYRIGRPATWAYFGLLAFGGFLLAANNALVSSEKAFANSAYNITILMMVFSIFSALIASAVMGVPVYRDIEHGVKNYYFSYPVGEKEYLLGRFLGSFLTLMLISLGLVVGLVVGYSLGPVLGWEEAERFGPHRWGAYLNGLVFYLWPNLLFVGTIFFCLVALTRKIFVSYVGSILFFVGYLVSQTLTQDLDNGLVAALVDPFGLAAWSEATKYWTPGEQNELIAPITGNLLLNRLFYLALSALILVFTLLRFDFQRFLGGAKAKKIVDVGAVPDTMRDKLGARAGAEKLDGRTPAMGPPPAVRQSFNNGVYFRQMLSQSWIEFKSILRDPYFLAIITAAILFLYLDAHLGNSTYGTPSLPVTYYMIEAKNSTYILLVMIMLVFYTGEVVHRDRTVKFNQIADALPIPNWTLFGGKLLTMTGVAFLLATMVWVIGVIHQTVEGYFNYDFGQYFTDLYLLTFPQYLVLMSLAFVVHVLVNKKFLGHVIAIGIYAAVLFIPGLLDIDYNMILFGSRPGYIISDMNGFGHFISGVTTFNLYWLAFGGMLLVGALLLYARGTEDAWKSRFQLARQRVGWRPLAVLGASVALFALTGFTIFNNVSVKNQYVGFETSQNEQERYERTYRRYRTLNQPKITTVDYQVDIFPEDRAADGRATYTVHNFGETPIDTIVFDLSYDKTVFNINEFTLGGEAPELVKFDEAVNFMIYSLDRPLAVGDSAEMVLDVRLDFEGFANEGYQSAIVENGTFLNSGLFPSFGYSGGSEIGSNQERRKRGLEIRDYGLPAPDDAKGKSTLLFDANAYLVDFTATISTAPDQIAIAPGKLVREYERDGRRVFEYQNEGKIQNFFNISSARYEVLEEMHATPTGQSIKLQIFHHPEHDRNLDRYMDAMKRSLDYYTENFSPYQFDQLRLLEFPRYASFAQSFPNTVPYAESFGWVADFSNPDDTDYAFTVTAHEVAHQWWGHQITPSATRGANQLSETMAEYSSLMVMKERYGEAAMPQFLKYELDRYLSSRAGESKFEKTLLDNDDQSYVWYRKGAMIMYTLADYVGEDKLNASFARFLDEFGQRDEPPFPTSLDWYAAIQRAVPDSLQYYLRESFEGITLYENRALEATSEPKPGEEGKYLVTLKVDTRKITYDGEGEEIDRPTERSLIEIGVFGEDTTNEDGLEVKNALYLEKRWLTPGEHTITIEVDEEPVEAGIDPYNKLIDRVSDDNVVSL encoded by the coding sequence ATGCTCAACATTCTGAAATTCGAACTGCGCTACCGCATCGGCCGGCCCGCTACCTGGGCCTACTTTGGCCTCCTCGCCTTCGGTGGCTTTTTGCTCGCGGCCAACAACGCGCTCGTGAGTAGCGAAAAAGCCTTCGCCAATTCCGCCTACAACATCACCATCCTCATGATGGTGTTCAGCATCTTTTCGGCGCTCATCGCCTCGGCTGTCATGGGCGTGCCCGTTTATCGGGACATCGAACACGGCGTCAAGAACTACTACTTCTCCTACCCGGTCGGCGAAAAAGAATACCTGCTGGGTCGTTTCCTGGGGTCCTTCCTTACGCTGATGCTCATCAGTCTCGGGCTGGTCGTTGGGCTCGTGGTGGGGTATTCGTTGGGGCCGGTCCTGGGTTGGGAGGAGGCCGAACGCTTCGGGCCGCACCGCTGGGGTGCCTACCTGAATGGCCTCGTTTTCTACCTCTGGCCGAACCTCCTGTTTGTCGGCACGATCTTCTTCTGCCTGGTGGCCCTCACCCGCAAGATCTTCGTCAGCTACGTCGGTAGCATTCTCTTTTTCGTCGGTTACCTCGTATCCCAGACGCTTACGCAAGACCTGGATAATGGCCTCGTTGCCGCCCTCGTTGATCCCTTCGGTTTGGCGGCCTGGTCCGAAGCCACCAAGTACTGGACGCCCGGCGAGCAAAACGAACTCATTGCGCCCATCACCGGCAACCTCCTGCTGAACCGCCTTTTCTACCTGGCGCTCTCGGCGCTCATCCTCGTCTTCACCCTCCTCCGCTTCGATTTCCAACGCTTCCTCGGGGGCGCCAAGGCCAAGAAGATCGTGGACGTGGGCGCTGTTCCCGATACAATGCGGGACAAGTTGGGCGCTCGCGCAGGTGCGGAGAAATTGGACGGGAGAACTCCAGCAATGGGCCCTCCACCGGCGGTACGACAAAGCTTCAACAACGGGGTCTACTTCCGGCAGATGCTGAGTCAGTCCTGGATCGAGTTCAAGTCCATTCTGCGTGACCCTTACTTCCTGGCCATCATCACGGCGGCCATCCTCTTCCTTTACCTGGACGCCCACCTGGGCAACTCCACCTACGGGACGCCCTCCCTACCGGTGACCTACTACATGATCGAGGCCAAAAACAGCACTTACATCCTGCTCGTGATGATCATGCTGGTGTTCTACACCGGTGAGGTCGTCCACCGCGACCGGACGGTCAAGTTCAACCAGATCGCCGATGCCTTACCCATCCCGAACTGGACGCTCTTCGGCGGTAAGCTGCTGACGATGACCGGCGTCGCCTTCCTCCTCGCTACGATGGTCTGGGTGATCGGGGTCATCCACCAGACCGTGGAGGGCTACTTCAACTACGACTTCGGACAGTACTTCACGGACCTCTACCTGCTCACCTTCCCTCAGTACCTGGTGCTGATGTCGCTGGCCTTCGTCGTGCACGTCCTGGTCAATAAGAAGTTTCTAGGCCACGTGATCGCCATCGGAATCTACGCCGCCGTGCTCTTCATTCCTGGATTACTCGACATTGATTACAACATGATCCTGTTCGGTAGCCGCCCGGGGTACATCATTTCGGACATGAACGGGTTTGGTCACTTCATTAGTGGAGTAACCACCTTTAATCTCTACTGGTTAGCCTTCGGTGGCATGCTGCTCGTCGGTGCCCTGTTGCTCTACGCCCGGGGCACGGAGGATGCCTGGAAAAGCCGCTTCCAACTGGCCCGCCAACGGGTAGGCTGGCGACCACTGGCCGTTCTCGGCGCTTCCGTCGCGCTCTTTGCTTTGACCGGCTTCACCATCTTCAACAACGTCAGCGTCAAGAACCAGTACGTTGGTTTTGAGACCTCCCAGAACGAGCAGGAACGGTACGAGCGGACCTACCGCCGGTACCGAACCCTTAACCAACCCAAGATCACGACGGTAGACTACCAGGTCGACATCTTCCCCGAAGACCGGGCCGCGGATGGCCGGGCGACCTACACCGTCCACAACTTCGGGGAGACACCCATCGATACGATTGTGTTCGACCTTTCGTACGATAAGACAGTATTCAACATCAACGAATTCACCCTCGGTGGAGAGGCACCCGAGCTGGTCAAATTCGACGAGGCCGTTAACTTCATGATCTACAGTCTAGACCGACCCCTGGCCGTCGGTGACTCGGCGGAAATGGTCCTGGACGTCCGGCTGGACTTCGAGGGTTTCGCCAACGAAGGCTACCAGAGTGCCATCGTGGAGAACGGCACCTTCCTCAACTCCGGCCTCTTCCCCTCCTTCGGTTACTCCGGGGGCAGCGAGATCGGTAGCAACCAGGAACGCCGGAAGCGCGGCCTCGAGATCCGGGATTACGGCCTGCCGGCTCCGGACGACGCCAAGGGCAAGTCCACCCTCCTCTTCGACGCCAACGCTTACCTGGTGGACTTCACCGCCACCATCAGCACCGCGCCCGACCAGATTGCCATCGCGCCGGGAAAACTCGTCCGCGAGTACGAGCGGGACGGCCGCCGCGTCTTCGAGTACCAAAACGAAGGGAAGATTCAGAACTTCTTCAACATCTCTTCGGCCCGTTACGAGGTGCTGGAGGAAATGCACGCCACCCCCACGGGGCAGTCCATCAAACTGCAGATCTTCCACCACCCGGAGCACGACCGCAACCTGGACCGGTACATGGACGCGATGAAGCGGTCACTGGATTACTACACGGAGAACTTCTCTCCCTACCAATTTGACCAACTACGGTTGCTGGAGTTCCCCCGTTACGCCAGCTTCGCCCAGTCCTTCCCGAATACGGTCCCTTACGCCGAGTCCTTCGGCTGGGTGGCCGACTTCTCCAACCCCGACGATACGGACTACGCCTTTACGGTGACGGCCCACGAGGTCGCGCACCAGTGGTGGGGCCACCAGATCACGCCTTCCGCCACGCGGGGTGCCAACCAGCTTTCGGAAACGATGGCCGAGTACAGCTCCCTGATGGTGATGAAGGAACGCTACGGCGAAGCTGCGATGCCTCAGTTCCTCAAGTACGAGCTGGACCGCTACCTCAGCTCCCGCGCTGGAGAAAGCAAATTTGAAAAGACGCTGCTGGACAATGACGACCAGTCCTACGTCTGGTACCGGAAGGGCGCCATGATCATGTACACGTTGGCGGATTACGTCGGGGAGGACAAGCTCAACGCCAGCTTCGCCCGTTTCCTCGACGAGTTCGGCCAGCGGGACGAGCCCCCCTTCCCCACTTCGCTGGATTGGTACGCCGCCATCCAACGCGCCGTGCCGGATAGCCTCCAGTACTACCTCCGGGAAAGCTTCGAGGGCATCACCCTGTACGAAAACCGGGCGCTCGAGGCTACCTCCGAACCGAAGCCAGGCGAGGAAGGAAAGTACCTCGTCACCCTTAAGGTCGACACCCGCAAGATCACCTACGACGGGGAAGGCGAAGAGATCGACCGCCCCACGGAGCGCAGCCTGATCGAGATCGGCGTCTTCGGCGAGGACACGACGAACGAAGACGGATTAGAGGTCAAAAACGCCCTCTACCTAGAAAAGCGCTGGCTGACGCCAGGTGAACACACCATCACCATTGAGGTGGACGAGGAGCCGGTGGAGGCGGGCATTGATCCGTATAATAAGTTGATTGACCGCGTTAGTGACGATAACGTTGTTAGTCTTTAG
- the pnuC gene encoding nicotinamide riboside transporter PnuC, with the protein MSELLTQLAAAQPLDWLAILTSIAYVVLAARGNNWCWLFAAVSTSVWGYQSLVVYDLVSDALLQGFYLVMAGVGVWQWQFGSRSGTALPVSRMTLGQHLFYLSLAGTCGSALGYFFSNTLQAAATYPDALTTAFSVGATFLLVRRKLENWLYWIVIDAVYVWIYLGQGAQLFALMMVINIGVAAYGWVNWRRELLAANTVPTQRLE; encoded by the coding sequence ATGTCCGAACTCCTCACCCAACTCGCCGCCGCTCAGCCACTGGACTGGTTGGCCATCCTGACGTCCATTGCCTACGTGGTACTGGCGGCGCGGGGGAACAACTGGTGTTGGTTGTTTGCGGCCGTTAGTACTTCGGTTTGGGGGTACCAGTCGCTGGTGGTCTACGACTTGGTATCCGATGCGTTGTTGCAGGGGTTTTACCTCGTCATGGCCGGCGTTGGGGTGTGGCAGTGGCAATTTGGTTCCCGGTCCGGTACGGCGCTCCCCGTTAGCCGGATGACTTTGGGGCAGCACCTATTTTACCTGTCCTTGGCCGGCACCTGCGGCAGCGCCCTCGGCTACTTTTTCAGTAATACCCTCCAGGCGGCGGCGACCTACCCGGATGCGCTGACGACGGCCTTCAGCGTGGGGGCGACCTTCCTTTTGGTGCGGAGGAAGCTGGAAAACTGGCTGTACTGGATCGTGATCGACGCCGTGTACGTGTGGATCTACCTCGGGCAGGGGGCGCAGCTTTTCGCCTTGATGATGGTGATCAACATTGGCGTGGCGGCTTACGGCTGGGTGAACTGGCGGCGGGAGTTGTTGGCAGCGAACACCGTACCTACGCAACGGTTGGAGTAA